Proteins from a genomic interval of Thermoanaerobacterium thermosaccharolyticum DSM 571:
- a CDS encoding cold-shock protein — MVRGKVKWFNAEKGYGFIEREGGSDVFVHYSAIEQDGFKTLEEGQEVEFDIVEAEKGPQAANVKKVS; from the coding sequence ATGGTAAGAGGTAAAGTTAAATGGTTCAATGCTGAGAAAGGTTATGGCTTCATAGAAAGAGAAGGAGGTTCAGATGTATTCGTACACTACTCAGCGATTGAACAAGATGGTTTTAAGACATTAGAGGAAGGACAGGAAGTTGAGTTTGATATCGTTGAGGCAGAAAAAGGGCCACAGGCTGCAAATGTTAAAAAGGTTTCTTAA
- a CDS encoding prolipoprotein diacylglyceryl transferase, translated as MYIPSINPYAFKIGPIAVHWYGIFMAISIAAGAYYLYVKSKELNYDEDFLLNLLMIVVISGIVGARLMFVLANDIDWFYKDPIQILKIYEGGLSWHGAVLGGFLAGLYYCRKKNVRINPLEDYAVIGLAIGNMLVRIGNIFNQEVLGRQTDFAFGRWPAQLVGVAMGLILLIRYFYIERKHMPYGYQFWSFIFYYQLMRGLIEETVRDNPLFLPVYLNKHLGIGFFTLTQIATPFILILAYWMMRRVINDPENKKLSF; from the coding sequence ATGTATATACCATCTATTAACCCGTATGCTTTTAAAATAGGACCTATTGCTGTACATTGGTATGGAATATTTATGGCCATATCGATAGCTGCAGGTGCCTATTATTTGTACGTAAAATCGAAAGAGCTGAATTACGATGAAGATTTTTTGTTGAATCTACTGATGATTGTAGTTATATCGGGAATCGTCGGCGCAAGATTGATGTTTGTATTGGCAAACGACATAGACTGGTTCTACAAGGACCCTATACAAATTTTAAAGATCTATGAAGGCGGTCTTTCATGGCATGGAGCAGTATTAGGCGGGTTTCTTGCAGGCCTTTATTATTGTCGCAAGAAAAATGTCAGGATAAATCCATTGGAAGACTATGCCGTTATTGGACTGGCTATAGGAAATATGTTGGTCAGGATAGGAAATATATTCAATCAGGAAGTATTGGGAAGACAGACGGATTTTGCCTTTGGAAGATGGCCTGCACAGTTAGTTGGCGTAGCCATGGGACTTATACTTTTAATACGGTATTTTTACATTGAGAGAAAGCACATGCCTTATGGGTACCAGTTTTGGTCATTTATATTTTATTATCAGCTTATGAGAGGATTAATCGAAGAAACGGTAAGGGACAATCCTTTGTTTTTACCTGTTTATTTAAACAAACATCTTGGAATTGGCTTTTTCACTTTGACTCAGATAGCTACACCATTCATACTAATATTGGCATATTGGATGATGAGACGTGTCATAAACGATCCAGAAAATAAAAAGTTGAGTTTCTAA
- a CDS encoding TPM domain-containing protein gives MIKYGKVFLLSILFLLIFTEIFAASIPPKPSQYDYVYDYAKLMNQSDIETIRSIGKEIEDLSGAQIIVVTVNDIGNYQISDYALNLFRSWGIGQKDKNNGVLLLVDKKRLLKGLSGKVFISVGYGLEGAIPDSVAGRVLDDYVLPKWDNKDYSGGIVDGYKAIASLVAKEYNIDLKNVDTNEYPQPNTDNNDKVKGIISVVIFIILILIFSSFRRNWWWGGGPGGFGGGFGGGFGGFGGSGGSGFGGGGFGGSGGSFGGGSTGGGGAGR, from the coding sequence GTGATAAAATATGGAAAAGTCTTTTTGCTGTCAATTTTATTTCTATTGATATTTACTGAGATTTTTGCAGCATCAATACCTCCGAAGCCTTCACAATACGACTATGTCTACGATTATGCAAAGCTCATGAATCAAAGTGATATTGAGACAATTAGAAGCATAGGAAAGGAAATAGAAGATTTAAGCGGTGCTCAAATTATCGTTGTAACTGTTAACGACATCGGAAATTATCAAATTTCTGACTATGCACTAAATTTATTTAGAAGCTGGGGGATTGGTCAGAAAGACAAAAACAACGGTGTACTGCTTTTAGTGGATAAAAAAAGACTTCTAAAAGGATTAAGCGGAAAAGTATTCATATCTGTAGGTTATGGACTAGAAGGTGCCATACCTGACTCTGTAGCAGGGAGAGTGCTGGATGATTATGTGCTGCCAAAGTGGGATAACAAAGATTATTCTGGCGGTATTGTGGATGGATACAAGGCAATTGCATCATTAGTTGCCAAAGAGTATAATATAGATTTAAAAAATGTCGATACAAACGAATATCCTCAGCCAAATACGGATAATAATGATAAAGTTAAAGGTATAATTTCAGTTGTAATTTTTATAATTTTAATACTTATTTTTTCTTCTTTCCGTCGCAATTGGTGGTGGGGCGGCGGCCCCGGAGGATTTGGTGGAGGATTTGGCGGCGGCTTTGGAGGTTTTGGTGGCTCTGGAGGAAGTGGCTTTGGAGGAGGCGGTTTCGGCGGCAGTGGAGGAAGTTTTGGTGGTGGTTCTACTGGCGGAGGTGGAGCTGGTCGCTAA
- a CDS encoding phosphate ABC transporter ATP-binding protein — translation MKEIKFIDVSFSDSDDVILKDITLEIYMGHIYTIIGPSGAGKSTLIKLINRLIDPTEGKILIDGNDIMNYDIIQLRRKIGMVFQQPYLFEGTVEDNIKYGPMLKGKRDVDVEYYLKIVGLDKSYSKKKVDDLSGGEAQRISIARTLANEPEVLLLDEPTSALDPASTQVIEELVIDLKNKLNLTFIWITHNMEQAKRVGDYTIFINKGRLVEYGETRNFFLNPKFDVTKLFIDGKLTKEEAE, via the coding sequence ATGAAGGAGATAAAGTTTATAGATGTAAGTTTTAGCGATTCTGATGATGTAATTTTGAAGGATATAACACTGGAAATATATATGGGTCATATATACACAATTATAGGACCGTCAGGTGCTGGCAAGTCTACTTTGATAAAATTAATAAATAGGCTTATAGACCCGACTGAAGGCAAAATATTGATAGATGGAAACGATATAATGAATTATGACATAATACAGCTTAGGCGAAAGATTGGGATGGTTTTTCAGCAGCCATATCTTTTTGAGGGGACTGTTGAAGACAACATTAAATATGGACCTATGCTTAAAGGAAAGAGAGACGTTGATGTGGAATACTATTTAAAAATAGTTGGGCTTGATAAAAGTTATAGTAAGAAAAAAGTCGATGACTTATCTGGTGGTGAAGCACAGAGAATTTCTATAGCAAGGACACTTGCAAATGAACCAGAAGTGTTGCTGCTAGATGAACCGACGTCTGCGCTTGATCCGGCATCTACACAAGTGATTGAGGAGCTTGTAATTGATTTAAAAAACAAATTAAATCTTACATTTATTTGGATTACACATAATATGGAACAAGCAAAACGCGTTGGCGATTATACTATCTTTATAAATAAAGGACGATTAGTTGAATACGGAGAGACAAGAAATTTTTTCTTAAATCCTAAATTTGATGTAACGAAACTCTTCATTGATGGAAAATTGACAAAGGAGGAAGCTGAATGA
- a CDS encoding gluconokinase produces MDYIIGVDIGTTSTKAVAFDLNGRLIAKSSIGYPILNPKPSWSEQDPEEIFRAVLNTIKDVVKKNEGNSLLGVSFSAAMHSLIAVDKNGIPLTKCIIWADTRSWEYADMIKNTVGHEIYMSTGTPIHPMSPFIKLLWLKENLSSVFDNAYKFISIKEYVFYKLFGKYYIYYSIASATGLFNIYNMKWNKQSLDVVGINEERLSSPVPATYIVKNLKSEYAYYMNIDSKTPFVIGASDGCLSNLGVNAIKPGNAAVTIGTSGAIRIMSDKLKCDEKERVFSYVLTENHYVVGGAVNNGGVAFRWFIDNFASDEVEMAKKLSIDIYDYVIEKVSEVPAGSLELLFLPYILGERAPY; encoded by the coding sequence ATGGATTATATTATAGGTGTTGATATTGGTACTACCAGTACAAAAGCTGTAGCATTTGATTTAAATGGTAGATTAATAGCAAAAAGCAGTATAGGGTATCCGATATTGAATCCAAAACCATCTTGGAGTGAGCAGGATCCTGAGGAAATATTTAGAGCGGTATTAAATACGATTAAAGATGTAGTTAAGAAAAATGAAGGCAATAGTCTTTTAGGTGTAAGTTTTAGTGCTGCAATGCACAGCTTGATAGCGGTTGATAAAAATGGTATACCACTAACAAAATGTATTATATGGGCTGACACCAGGAGCTGGGAATATGCAGATATGATTAAGAATACTGTGGGGCATGAAATCTATATGTCCACTGGTACGCCAATACATCCAATGTCCCCTTTTATAAAGCTTTTATGGCTGAAGGAAAATCTGAGTTCTGTATTTGATAACGCATATAAATTTATATCAATAAAAGAATATGTTTTTTACAAATTGTTTGGTAAATATTACATATATTATTCGATAGCTTCTGCGACAGGACTTTTTAATATATACAATATGAAATGGAACAAACAATCTCTTGATGTAGTTGGTATTAATGAAGAAAGGCTATCTAGTCCTGTTCCAGCTACATATATTGTAAAAAATCTAAAATCAGAGTATGCTTATTATATGAATATAGATAGTAAGACGCCATTTGTAATAGGCGCCAGCGATGGCTGTCTTTCAAATTTAGGCGTAAATGCTATAAAACCAGGAAATGCAGCAGTTACGATTGGCACAAGCGGAGCTATTAGAATAATGTCTGACAAGCTTAAGTGCGATGAAAAAGAGAGGGTATTTAGCTACGTATTGACGGAGAACCACTATGTAGTTGGAGGGGCAGTCAATAATGGAGGTGTTGCTTTTAGATGGTTTATAGATAATTTTGCATCTGATGAAGTGGAAATGGCTAAGAAGCTCTCAATAGACATTTACGATTATGTAATTGAAAAAGTTTCTGAAGTACCTGCAGGTTCTTTGGAATTATTATTCCTGCCTTATATTCTCGGAGAAAGAGCTCCATATTGA
- a CDS encoding small, acid-soluble spore protein, alpha/beta type, which yields MNDKLKLEAAKELGLLEKVYKVGWSNLTAQETGKIGAIVKKRKKI from the coding sequence ATGAATGATAAACTTAAACTCGAAGCCGCAAAAGAATTAGGATTGTTGGAAAAAGTATATAAAGTAGGCTGGTCAAATTTAACTGCTCAAGAAACTGGCAAGATTGGTGCAATTGTCAAAAAGAGAAAAAAAATATAA
- a CDS encoding ABC transporter permease, translating into MSVLSLILSSSLVLVSIFISYYQKLGVEKEVVIGTVRAVLQLTIVGYILHYIFSANNIFFTLAMVIVMIIVAGNNAAKRGRGIPYVFYYITISIAFGAAITLTALILFGSIHFRPQEVIPVSGMIIGNAMVSSGLTVSRLKDEMKNRRHEIETYLSLGANSRQASQKIIKTAIKTGMMPTIDSMKTLGIVQLPGMMTGLILGGVDPIDAVKYQMMVTFMMTSTTAIACFSVALLSYTRFFTPNHQLI; encoded by the coding sequence ATGAGTGTATTGTCGCTTATATTGTCATCAAGTCTTGTATTGGTATCGATTTTCATTTCATATTATCAAAAACTTGGTGTTGAAAAAGAAGTAGTCATTGGCACTGTAAGAGCGGTTTTACAGCTTACAATTGTTGGATACATTCTTCATTATATTTTTAGCGCCAATAATATATTTTTTACACTTGCGATGGTAATTGTAATGATTATTGTGGCAGGAAATAATGCAGCAAAAAGAGGAAGAGGAATACCATACGTATTTTATTATATAACAATATCTATTGCATTTGGCGCTGCTATTACACTTACTGCACTAATATTATTTGGCAGCATACATTTTAGACCACAAGAAGTGATACCAGTCTCAGGTATGATAATAGGGAATGCAATGGTTTCGTCTGGACTAACAGTGTCAAGGCTTAAAGATGAGATGAAAAATAGAAGACATGAAATTGAGACGTATCTTTCACTGGGGGCTAATTCAAGACAAGCATCCCAGAAAATAATAAAAACAGCTATCAAAACAGGAATGATGCCCACGATAGACAGTATGAAAACTCTTGGTATTGTGCAGCTGCCAGGGATGATGACTGGTCTAATCTTAGGTGGTGTTGATCCTATAGATGCTGTTAAATATCAGATGATGGTTACATTCATGATGACATCAACAACAGCAATAGCATGTTTCTCAGTAGCCCTTTTATCATACACCCGCTTCTTTACGCCTAATCATCAATTGATTTAG
- a CDS encoding carboxymuconolactone decarboxylase family protein, whose translation MPLPPFLSSLDKNDPEFAKAIEKVYSSAMGPGALDQKTKLLIALAIDATHGANLGVENISNQLINMGVTDEEIAEAIRIAYFASGNTILSSYFSAFKK comes from the coding sequence ATGCCACTACCACCATTCTTATCATCACTTGATAAGAACGATCCTGAATTTGCAAAAGCAATAGAAAAAGTATATTCTTCTGCAATGGGTCCAGGTGCGTTAGATCAAAAAACAAAATTATTAATAGCATTAGCTATTGATGCAACACATGGTGCAAATCTAGGAGTTGAAAACATATCAAATCAACTGATAAATATGGGGGTTACTGATGAAGAAATAGCAGAAGCTATTCGTATAGCTTATTTTGCATCCGGAAATACTATATTATCCTCATATTTTTCAGCTTTCAAAAAATAA
- a CDS encoding GAF domain-containing protein, which yields MILVDKKVIFERLLPMVEKASREIDDLDYFYHEVVKILDSNVPYYNWTGFYFMQDGLLQLGPYIGRPTEHVKIKVGQGICGRAVAENSTIVVDDVTKEENYLACSIETKSEIVVPIRVGDEIIGEIDIDSDEKSAFDDDDRNFLEAVADIVSKKIANK from the coding sequence ATGATTTTAGTGGATAAAAAAGTCATTTTCGAAAGATTGCTACCAATGGTAGAAAAAGCATCAAGAGAAATAGATGACTTAGACTATTTTTATCATGAGGTAGTGAAAATACTAGATAGTAATGTACCGTACTACAACTGGACAGGCTTTTACTTTATGCAAGATGGGCTTCTTCAGCTTGGACCATATATAGGAAGGCCAACGGAACACGTAAAAATAAAAGTTGGTCAGGGAATATGCGGCAGAGCAGTTGCAGAAAATTCTACTATCGTGGTTGATGATGTTACAAAGGAGGAAAATTACCTTGCCTGCAGTATAGAAACAAAGTCTGAAATAGTCGTACCTATTCGTGTAGGTGATGAAATAATAGGCGAAATTGACATAGACAGTGATGAAAAAAGCGCATTCGACGACGATGATAGGAATTTTTTAGAAGCTGTTGCAGACATAGTTAGCAAAAAAATAGCGAATAAATGA
- a CDS encoding NifU family protein — protein sequence MKERVEEVLNLLRPSLQADGGDVELIDVTDDGVVQVKLTGACGGCPFAVMTLKEGIERAIKEELPEVKEVVAL from the coding sequence GTGAAAGAAAGAGTAGAAGAAGTTTTAAATCTTTTAAGACCTTCTCTTCAAGCAGACGGCGGAGATGTTGAACTCATTGACGTTACTGATGATGGTGTTGTTCAAGTTAAATTGACTGGAGCTTGCGGCGGATGTCCGTTTGCAGTTATGACGTTAAAAGAAGGAATAGAAAGAGCAATAAAAGAGGAGCTACCTGAAGTAAAGGAAGTTGTTGCTCTTTAA
- a CDS encoding LemA family protein, with translation MKRSSVILLAILAVVVIFVAYFFASYNSLVSQQENVNSKWSQIDNQLQRRADLIPNLVETVKGYAAHEQAVFDSVNKAREKLLSANTVQEKANANDELGTALGRLLAISENYPTLKADQNFRQLSDELAGTENRIAVARMDYNNAVQQYNTSIRQFPNVIIARMFGFTEKQYFKAQASASEVPKVDFSK, from the coding sequence ATGAAGAGATCATCAGTTATTTTACTTGCAATATTAGCTGTTGTCGTGATATTTGTGGCATATTTTTTTGCAAGCTACAATTCTCTTGTCAGTCAGCAAGAAAATGTCAATAGCAAATGGAGCCAGATTGACAACCAACTACAAAGGAGAGCAGATTTAATACCAAATCTTGTTGAAACAGTTAAAGGATATGCAGCACATGAACAAGCTGTATTTGACAGTGTAAATAAGGCAAGAGAAAAGCTCTTGTCTGCAAATACGGTGCAGGAAAAGGCAAATGCTAATGATGAACTTGGTACTGCACTTGGAAGATTGCTTGCCATATCAGAAAATTATCCTACATTAAAAGCGGATCAGAATTTTAGGCAGCTAAGTGATGAGCTAGCTGGTACAGAAAACAGGATTGCTGTTGCAAGAATGGACTACAACAACGCTGTACAGCAGTACAATACAAGTATTAGGCAGTTTCCAAATGTGATTATCGCCAGGATGTTTGGCTTTACAGAAAAGCAGTACTTCAAGGCGCAAGCCTCAGCATCAGAAGTTCCAAAAGTGGACTTTTCAAAATAG
- the murJ gene encoding murein biosynthesis integral membrane protein MurJ, translating to MSNKKLFKSASIVAFITILGKFAGLLKNTVQGKVFGTTWATDAYTVSLNIPTVLYSIIGVAVSTAFIPLLNETYAKRGKDEMFDFANNIMNILFLFSFAIFIIAWIFSPMLVKLMASNFTGEKFKLAVSLTKISIVNMLFLSMSAGFTAILQTLNDFTAPALNGILIDIPPIVFMLFFAKYGGIVGLTIYTTVAFGLQVVNQIPWLIKNKYRYSFKIDFKDPRILRMLKLISPVIVGLSVNQINIIINTRLASGLPNGNITAFSYASLLTGAFYGTFATSVVTVIFPTLSREGSTGDYEGMKSHMVKAINNINMIMIPVTLGIMILRYHIIDILFKHGKFNTYSVEITAIALLYLSIGMIFYGIRDVFNVSFYSTNDTKTPMVNSILGIAVNILISIILVKYIGIAGLAIGSSASAAICAVLLMKDFRKKMGSFGGHDMISTGAKLILSSLVMSVAVFIMNNYLSKYMVGFKLELLFTMLIVIVGAAIYALMMYLLKVKEFKYVYNTVVNRLASLQN from the coding sequence ATGAGCAATAAGAAATTATTTAAATCAGCAAGTATTGTGGCATTTATAACGATTTTGGGGAAATTCGCAGGGCTTTTAAAAAATACTGTACAAGGTAAAGTATTTGGAACCACATGGGCTACAGACGCATACACAGTTTCACTCAATATTCCTACAGTACTTTACTCTATAATAGGTGTTGCAGTTTCTACTGCTTTTATACCACTTTTAAATGAGACGTACGCGAAGCGTGGCAAAGATGAAATGTTTGATTTTGCCAATAATATAATGAATATTTTATTTTTGTTCTCTTTTGCCATATTTATTATAGCTTGGATATTTTCGCCAATGTTGGTAAAATTAATGGCATCAAATTTTACAGGTGAGAAGTTTAAGTTGGCTGTTAGTTTGACGAAAATAAGCATTGTAAATATGCTATTTCTAAGCATGTCAGCGGGTTTTACAGCTATTCTTCAGACGCTTAACGATTTTACTGCACCTGCTTTAAATGGTATTTTGATAGATATTCCACCTATAGTATTTATGCTATTTTTCGCAAAATACGGTGGTATAGTAGGACTTACTATTTATACGACTGTAGCATTTGGACTGCAAGTAGTAAATCAGATACCATGGCTTATTAAAAATAAGTACAGATACAGCTTTAAAATAGATTTTAAAGATCCACGCATATTAAGGATGTTGAAGCTTATAAGCCCTGTCATAGTAGGCTTGTCTGTCAATCAGATAAATATTATAATAAACACAAGATTGGCATCAGGATTACCAAATGGAAATATCACTGCTTTTAGCTATGCCAGCTTGCTTACAGGCGCATTTTATGGGACGTTTGCTACATCTGTCGTTACAGTTATATTTCCTACCTTGTCAAGGGAAGGAAGCACTGGAGATTATGAAGGCATGAAATCACACATGGTAAAGGCTATAAATAATATAAATATGATAATGATTCCTGTAACTTTAGGTATCATGATTTTAAGATACCATATAATTGATATATTATTTAAACACGGCAAATTTAATACTTACAGTGTAGAGATAACAGCAATTGCATTATTATATCTTTCTATAGGAATGATCTTTTACGGAATAAGAGATGTGTTTAACGTGTCTTTTTACTCCACTAATGACACTAAAACACCGATGGTAAATAGTATATTGGGTATTGCAGTAAATATATTGATCAGCATAATATTAGTTAAATATATAGGTATTGCAGGACTTGCAATAGGTTCATCTGCATCTGCAGCAATATGTGCTGTACTGTTAATGAAAGATTTTAGAAAAAAGATGGGATCTTTTGGTGGCCATGACATGATATCTACTGGTGCAAAATTAATACTTTCATCACTGGTCATGAGTGTGGCGGTATTTATAATGAATAATTACTTATCAAAATATATGGTTGGATTTAAGTTAGAGTTGTTGTTTACAATGCTGATAGTTATTGTTGGAGCGGCTATATATGCATTAATGATGTACTTATTGAAAGTGAAAGAATTTAAATATGTATATAATACTGTCGTAAACAGATTGGCAAGTCTTCAGAATTAA
- a CDS encoding SIR2 family NAD-dependent protein deacylase, giving the protein MNAKENIYEKAAELIEKSKKTIVLTGAGISTESGIPDFRSPGTGLWEKMDPMEALSTRVLYNDPIKFYNNGFKILLSMKDAKPNKAHYILAQLEQEGLISGVITQNIDNLHQKAGSHKVFEVHGQTRTGSCINCGEVVSIDLLNSKVEKNEIPPKCDKCNGILRPDVVMFGDPMPEDFERAWREAESSDLMVVIGSSLTVSPVNFLPGLVKHLIIINKSETPEDRRADVVIRESASEALSTILAYLKIAKN; this is encoded by the coding sequence ATGAATGCAAAAGAAAATATTTATGAGAAAGCTGCAGAATTAATTGAAAAATCTAAAAAGACGATTGTGTTAACAGGTGCAGGTATATCAACTGAAAGCGGGATCCCTGATTTTAGAAGTCCGGGAACTGGGCTGTGGGAAAAGATGGACCCCATGGAGGCTTTGTCTACAAGAGTATTGTACAATGATCCTATTAAATTCTACAATAACGGCTTTAAAATTCTTTTATCTATGAAAGATGCGAAACCAAATAAAGCCCACTATATTTTAGCTCAATTAGAACAAGAAGGTTTGATATCTGGAGTAATAACCCAAAACATAGACAACTTGCATCAAAAGGCTGGATCTCACAAGGTATTTGAAGTTCATGGGCAGACAAGGACTGGAAGCTGCATAAACTGTGGTGAGGTAGTTTCGATTGATTTACTAAATTCAAAAGTTGAGAAAAATGAGATACCGCCTAAATGCGACAAATGCAATGGTATTTTAAGGCCTGATGTAGTGATGTTTGGAGACCCAATGCCGGAGGATTTTGAGAGGGCTTGGCGTGAGGCGGAAAGCAGCGACTTAATGGTTGTAATAGGTTCTTCACTGACGGTATCGCCGGTAAATTTTCTTCCTGGATTAGTAAAGCACCTTATAATTATCAATAAATCAGAAACGCCAGAAGACAGAAGAGCTGATGTAGTGATAAGGGAATCCGCTAGTGAAGCATTAAGCACTATTTTAGCATATCTAAAAATAGCAAAAAATTAA
- a CDS encoding thioredoxin family protein has protein sequence MQKLNNIDDIKKLISDEKIVLLYFSTNDCGICTTLLPKIEKMLLDYPEISSAHVSIDELPAVSSEFSIFTVPTVLAFIEGKEVIREARFISMDILEDKIQKYYNLIFS, from the coding sequence TTGCAGAAATTAAACAATATTGATGATATAAAGAAATTAATTAGTGATGAAAAAATAGTATTATTGTATTTTTCGACAAATGATTGCGGTATTTGTACAACATTGTTGCCGAAGATTGAGAAGATGCTTTTAGATTATCCTGAAATATCTAGTGCACATGTTTCAATTGACGAACTGCCTGCTGTGTCTTCAGAATTTTCCATTTTTACCGTTCCAACGGTGCTTGCTTTTATAGAAGGGAAAGAAGTTATAAGAGAAGCGAGGTTTATCAGTATGGATATTTTAGAAGATAAAATCCAAAAGTATTACAATCTTATATTTTCTTAA
- the namA gene encoding NADPH dehydrogenase NamA encodes MLFTPLKIKSVTIKNRIMMSPMCQYSADTDGLANNWHFVHYVTRAIGGVGLIMMEATAVESRGRITDNDLGLWNDEQIEPLKKIVDECKKHGATVGIQLAHAGRKSEVTDETPVAPSAMNWSDEYKLPHELTKDEIKDITIKFKDAAKRALKAGFDIIEIHAAHGYLIHEFLSPLSNKRNDEYGGSVDNRVRILKEVIKSVKEVWPDNKPIFVRVSADDYISGGINIDEMINILSHIKDQDVDLIDVSTGGLLNAKIDLYPGYQVKYSERIKEELGFKTAAVGLITKAEMAEQLLKDEKADLIALGRELLRNPYWPLYAAHDLKEDIKWPKQYERGKFRV; translated from the coding sequence ATGTTATTTACACCATTAAAAATTAAAAGCGTAACAATAAAAAACAGGATTATGATGTCGCCAATGTGCCAATATTCTGCAGATACAGATGGATTGGCAAATAATTGGCATTTTGTCCATTATGTGACTAGAGCTATAGGCGGTGTAGGTTTGATTATGATGGAAGCCACAGCAGTTGAAAGCAGAGGAAGGATTACTGATAATGACTTGGGGCTGTGGAATGATGAACAAATAGAGCCACTTAAAAAAATTGTAGATGAATGTAAAAAGCACGGTGCTACAGTTGGAATACAACTGGCACATGCAGGCAGGAAGTCAGAAGTAACTGATGAAACGCCGGTAGCACCTTCAGCGATGAATTGGAGCGACGAATATAAACTCCCACATGAACTTACAAAAGATGAAATCAAAGATATAACTATTAAATTCAAAGATGCAGCAAAGAGAGCTCTTAAAGCTGGATTTGATATAATTGAAATACATGCCGCCCATGGATATCTCATACATGAATTTTTGTCTCCTCTTTCCAACAAAAGAAATGACGAATATGGCGGTTCTGTTGATAATAGAGTGCGAATACTTAAAGAAGTCATAAAATCTGTAAAAGAAGTATGGCCAGATAATAAGCCGATATTTGTAAGGGTGTCTGCTGATGATTATATTAGCGGCGGAATAAATATTGATGAGATGATAAATATTCTATCACACATAAAAGACCAAGATGTAGATTTGATAGACGTCAGCACCGGCGGACTTTTAAATGCAAAAATCGACTTGTATCCTGGTTATCAAGTAAAATACTCAGAAAGAATAAAAGAAGAATTGGGGTTTAAAACAGCCGCAGTTGGTCTTATAACAAAAGCAGAAATGGCAGAACAACTCCTTAAAGATGAAAAGGCTGATTTAATAGCTCTTGGAAGGGAGCTTCTTAGGAATCCGTATTGGCCTCTATACGCAGCTCACGACCTAAAAGAAGATATTAAATGGCCAAAGCAATATGAAAGAGGCAAATTCAGAGTTTAG